A portion of the Streptomyces erythrochromogenes genome contains these proteins:
- a CDS encoding LLM class F420-dependent oxidoreductase, translating to MRLGINLGYWGAGMDADNLAVAQEADRLGYDVCWAAEAYGSDAPTVLAWVAAQTERIDVGSAILQIPARQPAMTAMTAATLDSLTKGRFRLGLGVSGPQVSEGWYGVKFDKPLARTREYVEIVRKAMSRERLSYEGEHWTLPLPGGPGKPIKLTVHPEREHIPLYIAAIGPKNLEQTGEIADGALLIFPAAEHLEATALTHIRAGREKAGLTMDGFDVCPTVPLALGEDVTALADMFRPYTALYVGGMGSRKQNFYNQLAQRMGYEKEAAEIQDKYLAGDKAGAAEAVPHSLIDSTTLLGPVERIADGMRAYAEAGVTTLTLAPAGFTLDERVAALRAGTEAMERAGLA from the coding sequence ATGCGGCTCGGCATCAATCTCGGTTACTGGGGTGCGGGCATGGACGCCGACAACCTCGCCGTCGCCCAGGAGGCCGACCGCCTCGGCTACGACGTCTGCTGGGCGGCGGAGGCCTACGGCTCGGACGCCCCGACCGTCCTCGCATGGGTGGCCGCCCAGACCGAGCGCATCGACGTCGGCTCGGCGATCCTGCAGATCCCCGCCCGGCAGCCCGCCATGACCGCGATGACCGCGGCCACCCTCGACTCGCTCACCAAGGGCCGCTTCCGGCTCGGCCTCGGCGTCTCCGGCCCGCAGGTCTCCGAGGGCTGGTACGGCGTCAAGTTCGACAAGCCGCTCGCCCGCACCCGCGAGTACGTGGAGATCGTCCGCAAGGCCATGTCCCGCGAGCGGCTGAGCTACGAGGGCGAGCACTGGACCCTGCCGCTGCCGGGCGGCCCGGGCAAGCCGATCAAGCTGACCGTGCACCCCGAGCGCGAGCACATCCCGCTCTACATCGCGGCCATCGGGCCCAAGAACCTGGAGCAGACCGGCGAGATCGCCGACGGCGCCCTGCTGATCTTCCCCGCCGCCGAGCACCTGGAGGCCACCGCGCTCACCCACATCCGGGCGGGCCGCGAGAAGGCCGGGCTGACGATGGACGGGTTCGACGTCTGCCCGACCGTGCCGCTGGCCCTCGGCGAGGACGTGACCGCCCTCGCCGACATGTTCCGCCCGTACACCGCCCTGTACGTGGGCGGCATGGGCAGCCGGAAGCAGAACTTCTACAACCAGCTGGCCCAGCGCATGGGCTACGAGAAGGAAGCCGCCGAGATCCAGGACAAGTACCTGGCCGGCGACAAAGCCGGCGCGGCCGAGGCCGTCCCGCACTCGCTGATCGACTCGACGACGCTGCTCGGCCCGGTCGAGCGGATCGCGGACGGGATGCGGGCCTACGCGGAGGCCGGGGTCACCACCCTCACGCTCGCCCCGGCCGGCTTCACCCTGGACGAGCGGGTCGCCGCCCTGCGCGCCGGCACCGAGGCCATGGAGCGCGCGGGCCTCGCCTGA
- a CDS encoding amino acid permease, whose translation MSDRTMTEAPAPAPSRHVDAGDEGYSKDLKSRHINMIAIGGAIGTGLFLGAGGRLAGAGPSLAIAYAVCGVFAFFVVRALGELVLYRPSSGAFVSYAREFMGEKGAYTAGWLYFLNWSTTTVADITAAAVFAHYWSAFTDVPQWVLAFIALAIVLTANLISVKYFGEMEFWFSIVKVSALVIFMLVAIYLVATSHPIDGHTPGLATITDNGGLFPSGVLPMLLVVQGVVFAYASVELCGVAAGETENPEKIMPKAINSIMWRVGVFYVGSVVLLALLLPYTAYSADQSPFVTVFDKLGIPGTAGIMNLVVLTAALSSLNSGLYSTGRILRSMALSGSAPKFTGVMNKGKVPYGGVLFTAAFGVAGVGLNYWMPGEAFEIVLNLASIGILGTWGMVMLCSLFFWHRSKNGLVSRPSYRLPWAPYTQIATLLFLVTVLVLMWSDGGVGRTTVMLLPAIAAALVGGWFLVRGRVAELAADRD comes from the coding sequence ATGAGTGACCGCACCATGACCGAGGCCCCCGCCCCGGCGCCCTCCCGCCATGTCGACGCCGGTGACGAGGGTTACAGCAAGGACCTCAAGTCCCGCCACATCAACATGATCGCGATCGGCGGAGCGATAGGCACCGGCCTGTTCCTCGGCGCCGGCGGCCGCCTCGCCGGCGCGGGCCCCTCCCTCGCGATCGCCTACGCGGTGTGCGGCGTCTTCGCCTTCTTCGTGGTCCGGGCCCTCGGCGAGCTGGTCCTCTACCGGCCCTCCTCCGGCGCCTTCGTCTCCTACGCCCGTGAGTTCATGGGCGAGAAGGGCGCCTACACCGCCGGCTGGCTGTACTTCCTGAACTGGTCCACGACCACCGTGGCCGACATCACGGCCGCCGCCGTGTTCGCCCACTACTGGTCCGCGTTCACCGACGTCCCCCAGTGGGTCCTCGCGTTCATCGCGCTCGCCATCGTCCTCACCGCCAACCTGATCTCGGTGAAGTACTTCGGCGAGATGGAATTCTGGTTCTCGATCGTCAAGGTCAGCGCCCTGGTGATCTTCATGCTGGTCGCCATCTACCTGGTCGCCACCAGCCACCCGATCGACGGCCACACCCCCGGCCTCGCGACGATCACCGACAACGGCGGCCTCTTCCCCTCCGGCGTGCTGCCGATGCTCCTGGTGGTCCAGGGCGTCGTCTTCGCGTACGCCTCCGTCGAGCTGTGCGGCGTCGCCGCGGGCGAGACCGAGAACCCGGAGAAGATCATGCCGAAGGCGATCAACTCCATCATGTGGCGCGTCGGCGTCTTCTACGTCGGCTCGGTCGTCCTGCTGGCCCTGCTGCTCCCGTACACCGCCTACTCCGCCGACCAGTCCCCGTTCGTGACCGTCTTCGACAAGCTGGGCATCCCCGGCACCGCGGGCATCATGAACCTGGTCGTCCTGACCGCCGCGCTCTCCTCGCTGAACTCGGGCCTGTACTCCACCGGCCGCATCCTGCGCTCGATGGCCCTGTCCGGCTCCGCCCCGAAGTTCACCGGCGTCATGAACAAGGGCAAGGTCCCCTACGGCGGCGTCCTGTTCACCGCCGCCTTCGGCGTCGCCGGCGTCGGCCTGAACTACTGGATGCCGGGCGAGGCCTTCGAGATCGTCCTCAACCTCGCCTCCATCGGCATCCTGGGCACCTGGGGCATGGTCATGCTCTGCTCGCTCTTCTTCTGGCACCGCTCGAAGAACGGCCTGGTCTCCCGCCCGTCCTACCGCCTGCCCTGGGCCCCCTACACCCAGATCGCGACCCTGCTCTTCCTCGTCACGGTCCTGGTCCTGATGTGGAGCGACGGCGGCGTCGGCCGCACCACGGTCATGCTCCTCCCGGCCATCGCCGCCGCCCTGGTCGGCGGCTGGTTCCTGGTCCGCGGCCGAGTGGCCGAACTGGCCGCCGACCGCGACTGA
- a CDS encoding APC family permease — translation MPTGRSTTLQEPAEIRTYKGQDRALRADRLGTAGLLLSVLAASAPLMVVAGVMPTTFGLMGVVGQPLLFVILGLVLALFSVGYAEMSRHVHNAGAFYAYIARGLGPTAGAAASLVALVAYSAMQVGVYGILGFEISGLFATYLDIQLAWWIPALLAVAVTGALGWLKIDLNAKVLGVLLLIECALVVVFDAAALAKPGPEGLSLHAFNPETLSGAGLGTALCFCIAAFVGFEQSPVYAEETSKPHIVVSRVMFLAVGFAALFFAFSAWALTVATGPGEVVKTAAEAGPGLLFQLTEARLGTAFTDVLHVLFVTGMFAAMLSFHNVVARYAFAMGREGLLPAAFGRTNAGTGAPATGSLLQTGIATVVVLAFAVTDDLPAGDPTAPVLHLFTWMGSVGALGVTLLMAAASFAVIAFFVRRGTAGAQVWRLVAAAAAGLALLAIAAYTVKDFGVLVGAEKGSALSWALPGIIGAAVVAGLLYGVLLRRNRPEVHARIGLGNEAFRLDQAAEGTPGD, via the coding sequence ATGCCGACGGGCAGATCCACCACGCTCCAGGAACCGGCCGAGATACGCACCTACAAGGGCCAGGACCGCGCACTGCGCGCCGACCGCCTCGGCACCGCCGGCCTGCTGCTCTCCGTACTCGCCGCGAGCGCCCCCCTGATGGTGGTCGCGGGTGTCATGCCCACGACCTTCGGCTTGATGGGCGTCGTCGGCCAGCCCCTGCTCTTCGTCATCCTGGGCCTCGTCCTCGCGCTGTTCAGCGTCGGCTACGCCGAGATGAGCCGCCACGTCCACAACGCCGGCGCCTTCTACGCCTACATCGCCCGCGGCCTCGGCCCCACCGCCGGCGCCGCCGCCTCGCTCGTCGCCCTCGTCGCGTACAGCGCCATGCAGGTCGGCGTCTACGGCATCCTCGGCTTCGAGATCTCCGGCCTCTTCGCCACCTACCTGGACATCCAGCTCGCCTGGTGGATCCCCGCCCTGCTCGCGGTCGCCGTCACCGGCGCGCTCGGCTGGCTCAAGATCGACCTCAACGCCAAGGTCCTCGGCGTCCTGCTCCTGATCGAGTGCGCCCTGGTCGTCGTCTTCGACGCCGCCGCCCTCGCCAAGCCCGGACCCGAAGGCCTCTCGCTCCACGCCTTCAACCCCGAGACGCTCAGTGGAGCCGGCCTCGGCACCGCCCTGTGCTTCTGCATCGCCGCCTTCGTCGGCTTCGAGCAGTCCCCGGTGTACGCCGAGGAGACCAGCAAGCCGCACATCGTCGTCTCCCGCGTGATGTTCCTCGCCGTCGGCTTCGCCGCCCTCTTCTTCGCCTTCAGCGCCTGGGCCCTCACCGTCGCCACCGGCCCCGGCGAGGTCGTCAAGACCGCCGCAGAAGCCGGCCCCGGCCTGCTCTTCCAGCTCACCGAGGCCCGCCTCGGCACCGCCTTCACCGACGTCCTGCACGTCCTCTTCGTGACCGGCATGTTCGCCGCCATGCTCAGCTTCCACAACGTCGTCGCCCGCTACGCCTTCGCCATGGGCCGCGAGGGCCTGCTCCCGGCCGCCTTCGGCCGTACCAACGCCGGCACCGGCGCCCCCGCCACCGGCTCGCTCCTCCAGACCGGCATCGCGACCGTCGTCGTCCTCGCCTTCGCGGTCACCGACGACCTCCCGGCCGGCGACCCCACCGCCCCCGTGCTGCACCTGTTCACCTGGATGGGCAGCGTCGGCGCCCTCGGTGTGACGCTCCTCATGGCCGCCGCCTCCTTCGCCGTGATCGCCTTCTTCGTCCGCCGCGGCACCGCCGGCGCCCAGGTCTGGCGGCTCGTCGCGGCGGCCGCAGCCGGCCTCGCCCTGCTCGCCATCGCCGCCTACACCGTGAAGGACTTCGGCGTCCTCGTCGGCGCCGAGAAGGGCTCCGCGCTCAGCTGGGCCCTGCCCGGCATCATCGGCGCCGCCGTCGTGGCCGGACTGCTGTACGGAGTCCTCCTGCGCCGCAACCGCCCGGAGGTCCACGCCCGCATCGGGCTCGGCAACGAAGCCTTCCGCCTCGACCAGGCGGCAGAGGGAACACCCGGCGACTGA
- a CDS encoding M20/M25/M40 family metallo-hydrolase, whose translation MSESSAGKTVSGEDEVVDLCRDLIRIDTSNYGDHSGPGERKAAEWVAEKLAEVGLEPQIFESHKGRASTVARIEGEDPTRPALLIHGHTDVVPANAADWTYDPFAGEIADGCVWGRGAVDMKDMDAMTLAVVRDRMRSGRKPPRDIVLAFLADEEAGGIYGARHLVDKHPGLFEGVTEAIGEVGGFSFTVNENLRLYLVETAQKGMHWMRLTVEGTAGHGSMTNNDNAITELCEAVGRLGRHQWPVRVTKTVRSFLDELSDALGTPLDPDNMDATLAKLGGIAKMVGATLRNSAAPTMLGAGYKVNVIPGQATAHVDGRFLPGYEDEFFADLDRILGPRVKREDVHGDKALETDFDGRLVEAMQGALKAEDPIARAVPYMLSGGTDAKSFDDLGIRCFGFAPLQLPPELDFAGMFHGVDERVPVEGLKFGVRVLDRFIDNA comes from the coding sequence GTGAGCGAGTCGAGCGCGGGCAAGACCGTTTCCGGCGAGGACGAGGTCGTCGACCTCTGCCGGGACCTCATCCGGATCGACACCAGCAACTACGGAGACCACTCGGGCCCCGGGGAGCGCAAGGCGGCGGAGTGGGTCGCCGAGAAGCTCGCCGAGGTCGGGCTGGAGCCGCAGATCTTCGAATCCCACAAGGGCCGCGCCTCGACGGTGGCGCGGATCGAGGGGGAGGACCCCACGCGGCCCGCGCTGCTGATCCACGGGCACACCGACGTGGTTCCGGCCAACGCCGCGGACTGGACGTACGACCCGTTCGCGGGTGAGATCGCCGACGGCTGCGTGTGGGGCCGCGGCGCCGTCGACATGAAGGACATGGACGCGATGACGCTCGCCGTCGTCCGCGACCGGATGCGCAGCGGCCGCAAGCCCCCGAGGGACATCGTGCTGGCCTTCCTCGCCGACGAGGAGGCGGGCGGCATCTACGGGGCCCGGCACCTCGTCGACAAGCACCCGGGCCTGTTCGAGGGCGTCACCGAGGCGATCGGCGAGGTCGGCGGCTTCTCCTTCACCGTGAACGAGAACCTCCGGCTCTACCTCGTGGAGACCGCCCAGAAGGGCATGCACTGGATGCGCCTGACGGTGGAGGGCACCGCGGGCCACGGCTCCATGACCAACAACGACAACGCCATCACGGAGCTGTGCGAGGCCGTGGGCCGCCTCGGCCGCCACCAGTGGCCGGTGCGCGTGACGAAGACCGTACGGTCCTTCCTGGACGAGCTCTCGGACGCGCTCGGCACCCCCCTGGACCCGGACAACATGGACGCCACGCTCGCCAAGCTCGGCGGCATCGCCAAGATGGTCGGCGCGACCCTGCGCAACTCGGCCGCCCCGACGATGCTCGGCGCCGGCTACAAGGTCAACGTCATCCCGGGCCAGGCGACGGCCCACGTCGACGGCCGCTTCCTGCCGGGCTACGAGGACGAGTTCTTCGCCGACCTGGACCGCATCCTCGGCCCCCGCGTGAAGCGGGAGGACGTGCACGGCGACAAGGCGCTGGAGACGGACTTCGACGGCCGGCTGGTGGAGGCGATGCAGGGCGCCCTGAAGGCGGAGGACCCGATCGCGCGGGCGGTCCCGTACATGCTCTCGGGCGGCACGGACGCGAAGTCCTTCGACGACCTCGGCATCCGCTGCTTCGGCTTCGCGCCGCTGCAGCTGCCGCCGGAGCTGGACTTCGCCGGGATGTTCCACGGCGTTGACGAGCGGGTGCCGGTGGAAGGACTGAAGTTCGGGGTGCGCGTGCTCGACCGATTCATCGACAACGCCTGA
- the chpH gene encoding chaplin ChpH — MLKKVVAAAAATGGLVLAGAGLAVADAGAQGAAIGSPGVLSGNVVQVPVHIPVNVCGNTVSVIGLLNPAFGNTCVNA, encoded by the coding sequence ATGCTCAAGAAGGTTGTCGCCGCTGCGGCTGCCACCGGTGGTCTGGTTCTCGCGGGTGCGGGTCTGGCCGTCGCCGACGCGGGTGCACAGGGTGCGGCCATCGGCTCCCCCGGCGTCCTGTCCGGCAACGTCGTCCAGGTCCCGGTCCACATCCCGGTCAACGTCTGCGGCAACACCGTGTCCGTGATCGGCCTGCTGAACCCGGCCTTCGGCAACACCTGCGTCAACGCCTGA
- a CDS encoding DUF5703 family protein codes for MPEYEFVDVYVPRGVPRKEATRLLTDHAEYGNWEIDRLSLHRDGSRRVRLRRRIIRQVRATW; via the coding sequence ATGCCGGAATACGAATTTGTCGACGTGTACGTGCCCCGCGGGGTTCCTCGCAAGGAAGCGACCCGCCTGCTGACCGACCATGCCGAGTACGGGAACTGGGAGATCGACCGGCTGAGCCTGCACCGGGACGGCAGCCGCCGCGTGCGGCTGCGCCGCCGGATCATCCGCCAGGTCCGCGCGACCTGGTGA
- a CDS encoding aldo/keto reductase: protein MEQRHLGRTGLRVSRIGLGTLTWGRDTGEEAAAEQVKTFWEAGGTLVDTADVYGDGEAEYLLGRLVGGLVPRRDLVIATKAGSVPDPDRRFDGSRGHLLAALDDSLDRLGTDYVDLWQVHAFDPATPVEETLQALDLAVSSGRARYAGVAGFCGWQLAKAATWQLAAPGVRTRIASTQMEYSLLQRGVEREVLPAALDLGVGLLPSSPLGRGVLTGKYREGTPADSRGASQSLAALVEPYLDEAAGRIVDAVVTAAQGLAVTPLQVALAWIRDRPGVVAPIVGARTSAQLAAALSVEELSLPEEICRALDDVSAPEHRYPDQDWSTL from the coding sequence ATGGAGCAGAGGCATCTCGGCCGCACCGGACTGCGCGTCTCCCGGATCGGCCTCGGCACCCTCACCTGGGGCCGCGACACCGGCGAGGAAGCCGCCGCCGAACAGGTGAAGACGTTCTGGGAGGCGGGCGGCACCCTCGTCGACACCGCCGACGTGTACGGCGACGGGGAGGCGGAGTACCTCCTCGGGCGGCTGGTGGGAGGGCTCGTCCCGCGCCGGGACCTGGTGATCGCGACCAAGGCGGGCAGCGTGCCCGACCCCGACCGGCGCTTCGACGGCTCGCGCGGCCATCTGCTCGCCGCCCTGGACGACTCGCTGGACCGGCTGGGCACCGACTACGTCGACCTGTGGCAGGTGCACGCCTTCGATCCGGCGACCCCGGTGGAGGAGACCCTGCAGGCCCTGGACCTGGCGGTGAGCAGTGGCCGGGCCCGGTACGCGGGGGTGGCCGGCTTCTGCGGCTGGCAGCTGGCGAAGGCGGCGACCTGGCAGCTCGCGGCCCCGGGGGTACGCACCCGGATCGCCTCGACGCAGATGGAGTACTCCCTGCTGCAGCGCGGCGTCGAGCGGGAGGTGCTGCCGGCCGCGCTGGACCTGGGGGTCGGCCTGCTGCCCTCCTCGCCGCTGGGCCGCGGGGTGCTGACGGGCAAGTACCGGGAGGGCACGCCGGCCGACTCCCGGGGCGCCTCGCAGTCCCTGGCCGCGCTGGTGGAGCCGTACCTGGACGAGGCGGCGGGCCGGATCGTGGACGCGGTGGTGACGGCGGCCCAGGGGCTGGCCGTGACCCCGCTCCAGGTGGCCCTGGCGTGGATCAGGGACCGGCCGGGGGTGGTCGCGCCGATCGTCGGCGCGCGGACGTCGGCGCAGCTCGCGGCGGCCTTGTCGGTGGAGGAGCTTAGTCTTCCGGAGGAGATCTGCCGGGCGCTGGACGACGTGTCGGCGCCGGAGCACCGCTATCCCGATCAGGACTGGAGCACGCTGTGA
- a CDS encoding aminoglycoside phosphotransferase family protein yields MLGAVRDAGAPHPHDLRLLRLGENALFASPAQGLVYRVARSDTARDKVDKELATARWLLAQGFPGLPPRDEIPQPLPSDGRLVTFWEYVPPTEPTPALADLAALLRDLHALPAPDFPLPSLDPFPVMRDRLRTAGTPDGTGADAAVSEKDLAFLTAACDANEAAFRDLVASDPDVGLVHGDAHRGNLLRDGDRVLLIDYEAVALGPRSWDLLPTATAVDRFGLVQNEYDEFCTLYGADVTRRHEYRLLRTVRELGMTTWLMQNVPHSAAAAEEFSIRMTSLREGDHVARWHAL; encoded by the coding sequence GTGCTGGGGGCCGTCCGGGACGCCGGCGCCCCCCACCCCCACGATCTTCGCCTGCTCCGGCTGGGCGAGAACGCCCTCTTCGCCAGTCCCGCACAGGGCCTCGTCTACCGCGTCGCCCGTTCCGACACCGCGCGGGACAAGGTCGACAAGGAACTGGCCACCGCCCGATGGCTGCTCGCACAAGGCTTCCCGGGCCTGCCGCCCCGCGACGAGATTCCCCAGCCATTACCGTCGGACGGTCGGCTGGTCACCTTCTGGGAGTACGTGCCGCCCACGGAACCCACACCGGCGCTGGCGGATCTCGCCGCGCTCCTGCGTGATCTTCACGCCCTGCCCGCCCCGGACTTCCCGCTGCCGTCCCTCGACCCGTTCCCGGTCATGCGCGACCGGCTCCGTACGGCAGGCACCCCCGACGGCACCGGAGCGGACGCCGCGGTTTCCGAGAAGGACCTCGCCTTCCTCACAGCGGCCTGCGACGCCAACGAAGCCGCATTCCGCGACCTGGTCGCCTCCGACCCCGACGTCGGCCTCGTCCACGGCGACGCGCACCGGGGCAACCTGCTGCGCGACGGCGACCGGGTGCTGCTCATCGACTACGAAGCCGTGGCACTCGGCCCGCGCAGCTGGGACCTGCTCCCCACCGCGACGGCAGTCGACCGGTTCGGCCTGGTGCAGAACGAGTACGACGAGTTCTGCACCCTCTATGGAGCGGACGTCACCCGCCGGCACGAGTACCGGTTGCTGCGCACCGTGCGCGAGCTCGGCATGACGACCTGGCTCATGCAGAACGTCCCCCACTCGGCCGCGGCCGCCGAGGAGTTCTCCATCCGCATGACCTCCCTGCGAGAGGGGGACCATGTCGCCCGCTGGCACGCCCTCTGA
- a CDS encoding chaplin produces MAAAGGVLALGGGYAHADSAATGHAKNSPGLLSGNTVQAPVEAPVNACGNTVTVVGGLNPAFGNHCANASGHGKPGHPGHPGHPGNPGHPGDDEPCDDHPGNPGNPGNPGNPGNPGNPGNPGNPGNPGNPGNPGNPGNPGNPGNPGNPGNPGNPGNPGNPGNPGTPGNPGTPGNPGNPGTPGNPGTPGTPGTPGNPGTGTGTPVTHPGTGTGTGTGANPGLAATGSGDVLTAGLPIAGGLLLAGTVLYRRSRNAA; encoded by the coding sequence ATGGCTGCCGCGGGGGGTGTCCTCGCGCTGGGCGGGGGCTACGCACACGCGGATTCCGCCGCTACAGGGCATGCGAAGAACTCTCCGGGCCTGCTGTCCGGGAACACCGTGCAGGCGCCCGTGGAGGCGCCGGTGAACGCCTGCGGGAACACGGTGACGGTGGTGGGAGGCCTCAACCCGGCCTTCGGGAACCACTGCGCCAACGCCTCGGGCCACGGCAAGCCGGGTCACCCCGGCCACCCGGGACACCCGGGCAACCCCGGTCACCCGGGCGACGACGAACCGTGCGACGACCACCCGGGCAATCCCGGGAACCCCGGCAACCCTGGGAACCCGGGCAACCCCGGGAACCCCGGCAACCCGGGCAACCCCGGCAACCCTGGGAACCCGGGCAACCCGGGCAACCCCGGCAACCCGGGCAACCCTGGGAACCCGGGCAACCCTGGGAACCCCGGCAACCCCGGCAACCCCGGGAACCCGGGTAACCCCGGTACTCCTGGGAACCCGGGTACTCCCGGCAACCCTGGGAACCCCGGTACTCCCGGCAACCCGGGCACCCCCGGTACCCCGGGCACCCCCGGAAACCCGGGCACCGGTACGGGCACCCCCGTCACGCACCCCGGTACGGGAACGGGCACCGGGACCGGGGCGAACCCCGGTCTCGCCGCCACCGGCTCCGGTGACGTCCTGACCGCCGGCCTCCCGATCGCGGGTGGCCTGCTGCTGGCCGGCACCGTGCTCTACCGGCGTTCCCGGAACGCCGCCTGA
- a CDS encoding ATP-binding domain-containing protein yields MGESPAGPDDAGPEAEGEAGTGPDGGAEDEAGSGAAAEGEAGGEAREAGAEPAAGGGLSEAQAELAAQKVERERIARRKAERDHPVEAGAKLSGKAADLLAAVRAVESGAKPSAVYFDEAPAAPRKAAPAPPAPRPAAPAPAPAPVPSADVVDGVRAVLARGGAPESLAGPVAAALGDGAAEELAENPWRLLAVPAVRPTQADGFARALLGAGAGPGDERRTGVLVGWLLDQAGLKGHTALEAPVLEKALAQYGVPDPGEALEQAIAEASVLVFHEPLGPPVEEGEEQPVRILVGLEGAAMAEESLADGLARLAGTFGGPADWEQAAAAAPDGSTGELIRAVAGHGLVTHTGGEAARAEPLALAAAARGLGLRVCVAAHAAGGHDAVTVAELLSGQEGPGRDADGQFALDLLVVLDAPQLDVESAAALVEGVPDGARLVLSGDPGVLGSAGAGRVFADLLAARTCPQLVSRTPDPGPLGELVSGVGIGELNQVDAPGKEVVIVPVQDAGEAVHRAVQLVAESVPRAFGIPADGVQVITPGHGGSAGTRALNAALKERLNPGPGRFGGFDPGDRVVHVPSPGQALPARVVSADAQGLHLDRAGARIVVPKELVESQVRHGWAMTAHQAVGARWPAVVVVLPGDAAQALSRDWVYTAFGRAERHLSVVHGVDQALPRAVAEVLPKPRTTRLAGLLKALAAAGEQPEQ; encoded by the coding sequence ATGGGGGAGAGCCCCGCAGGGCCCGACGACGCCGGACCCGAGGCCGAGGGAGAGGCGGGGACCGGACCCGACGGTGGGGCCGAGGACGAGGCCGGGTCCGGGGCCGCAGCCGAGGGGGAGGCCGGGGGCGAAGCCCGGGAGGCGGGGGCTGAGCCCGCCGCAGGCGGCGGGCTCAGCGAGGCCCAGGCCGAGCTGGCCGCGCAGAAGGTCGAGCGGGAGCGGATCGCCCGGCGCAAGGCCGAGCGGGACCATCCCGTCGAGGCCGGCGCGAAGCTCAGCGGGAAGGCCGCCGACCTGCTGGCCGCCGTACGGGCCGTGGAGAGCGGCGCGAAGCCCTCCGCCGTCTACTTCGACGAGGCACCGGCCGCGCCCCGCAAGGCGGCCCCCGCTCCCCCGGCGCCGCGTCCGGCCGCTCCGGCGCCGGCGCCGGCGCCCGTACCCTCGGCCGACGTCGTCGACGGCGTACGGGCCGTCCTGGCCCGCGGTGGCGCTCCCGAGTCGCTGGCGGGCCCCGTGGCGGCGGCCCTCGGCGACGGAGCCGCGGAGGAGCTCGCGGAGAACCCGTGGCGGCTGCTGGCGGTCCCCGCCGTGCGCCCGACGCAGGCCGACGGCTTCGCCCGCGCGCTGCTGGGCGCCGGGGCCGGCCCCGGGGACGAGCGCCGCACGGGCGTCCTGGTGGGCTGGCTGCTGGACCAGGCGGGCCTGAAGGGGCACACCGCACTGGAGGCCCCGGTCCTGGAGAAGGCCCTGGCCCAGTACGGCGTGCCGGATCCGGGCGAGGCGCTGGAGCAGGCCATCGCGGAGGCCTCGGTACTGGTCTTCCACGAGCCCCTCGGCCCGCCGGTCGAGGAGGGGGAGGAACAGCCGGTACGGATCCTCGTGGGCCTGGAGGGTGCCGCGATGGCCGAGGAGAGCCTGGCCGACGGCTTGGCCCGGCTGGCCGGCACCTTCGGCGGCCCGGCGGACTGGGAGCAGGCCGCCGCGGCAGCGCCGGACGGGTCCACCGGCGAGCTGATCCGCGCGGTCGCCGGCCACGGCCTGGTCACCCACACGGGTGGTGAGGCCGCCCGGGCCGAGCCGCTCGCGCTGGCCGCGGCCGCCCGTGGGCTGGGCCTGCGCGTCTGCGTGGCCGCGCACGCCGCAGGCGGCCACGACGCGGTGACGGTGGCGGAGCTGCTGTCCGGTCAGGAGGGGCCCGGGCGGGACGCGGACGGGCAGTTCGCGCTGGACCTGCTGGTCGTGCTGGACGCGCCGCAGCTGGATGTGGAGAGCGCGGCCGCGCTGGTCGAGGGCGTGCCCGACGGGGCCCGGCTGGTCCTGTCCGGGGATCCCGGAGTGCTCGGCTCCGCGGGGGCGGGGCGGGTGTTCGCCGATCTCCTGGCGGCGCGTACCTGCCCGCAGCTGGTCTCCCGCACCCCGGACCCGGGCCCCCTCGGCGAGCTCGTCTCCGGCGTGGGCATCGGGGAGCTGAACCAGGTCGACGCGCCCGGCAAGGAGGTCGTCATCGTCCCGGTGCAGGACGCCGGGGAGGCCGTGCACCGCGCGGTGCAGCTGGTGGCCGAGTCGGTGCCGCGGGCCTTCGGGATCCCGGCGGACGGCGTGCAGGTGATCACCCCGGGTCACGGCGGCTCCGCGGGGACGCGGGCGTTGAACGCCGCGCTCAAGGAGCGGCTCAATCCCGGCCCGGGCCGGTTCGGCGGCTTCGACCCCGGGGACCGGGTGGTCCACGTGCCGTCCCCGGGACAGGCCCTGCCGGCCCGTGTCGTGTCGGCCGACGCCCAGGGGCTGCACCTGGACCGCGCGGGCGCGCGGATCGTCGTACCGAAGGAGCTCGTCGAGTCCCAGGTGCGGCACGGCTGGGCGATGACGGCGCATCAGGCGGTGGGCGCGCGCTGGCCCGCGGTGGTCGTCGTACTGCCGGGTGACGCGGCGCAGGCCCTGTCGCGGGACTGGGTCTACACGGCGTTCGGGCGGGCCGAGCGGCACCTGTCGGTGGTGCACGGCGTCGACCAGGCGCTGCCGCGCGCGGTCGCCGAGGTGCTGCCCAAGCCGCGTACGACGCGGCTGGCGGGTCTGCTGAAGGCCCTCGCGGCGGCGGGCGAACAGCCGGAGCAGTAG